The proteins below come from a single Drosophila kikkawai strain 14028-0561.14 chromosome 3R, DkikHiC1v2, whole genome shotgun sequence genomic window:
- the LOC108072042 gene encoding uncharacterized protein, translating to MDLDILNQHTFTILWIICLLTLNLESCQAKPGSSSGERVHIRLHMPEVVRQHTHYHNVYKYHPKIHPVPAPVQAPTAIASSPPKYLGKPHVQLLGYTTSVGSSGPMAPNLMQLMATAATPSMMPSPTSLMPNYGPALFDNYNQDAATPLSVATTTTTMRPLQALKAATKQQQMLQQLFSAPQQADDEDTSSVEDNQVENNSLLNNSFLEALQKEYLSKFGGRRKRKKSSSKLKNTSIKDYSNNYRSKPYYYQDEDLSENFEDYQDEPQDHEDYEEVMMMSTPSKYGGYYPTGSEEAEDQAQGYDTAVAFSGQDNSISSSIPTTMEDFLDSVNNPGSSSNYDPYDNWQPYSTSPTMSNSWSRPTTNSYTNSHNNSSKSPKSRPIRSRGRKKIRYVKLITRKKRKNHIRTKRYRI from the exons ATGGATCTGGATATCCTGAATCAGCACACGTTTACCATCCTCTGGATCATCTGCCTGCTGACATTGAACCTTGAAAGCTGCCAGGCGAAACCAGGTTCAAGCAGCGGGGAGAG GGTCCACATCCGTCTCCACATGCCGGAGGTGGTGCGTCAGCACACGCATTACCACAACGTCTACAAGTATCACCCGAAAATCCATCCCGTTCCTGCGCCCGTTCAAGCACCTACAGCGATCGCTTCGTCGCCTCCAAAATACCTGGGTAAACCCCATGTCCAGCTTTTGGGTTACACAACCTCCGTGGGAAGCTCGGGACCAATGGCACCCAATCTAATGCAGCTAATGGCCACTGCAGCCACGCCCAGCATGATGCCATCGCCCACAAGTCTAATGCCCAATTATGGACCCGCTTTATTCGACAATTACAATCAGGATGCTGCGACACCATTGAGTGTggcgacaacgacaacgacaatgAGACCTCTCCAGGCCTTGAAAGCTGCCACCAAACAGCAACAGATGTTGCAACAATTGTTCTCTGCACCTCAGCAAGCCGATGATGAGGATACCTCTTCAGTGGAGGATAATCAAGTGGAAAACAACTCATTGCTTAACAACAGTTTCCTGGAGGCCCTGCAAAAGGAATATCTTTCGAAATTCGGAGGACGTCGAAAGCGCAAGAAATCCAGTTCAAAGCTAAAGAACACCTCGATCAAGGACTACTCCAATAACTACAGGAGTAAACCCTACTATTATCAAGATGAGGATCTCTCGGAGAACTTTGAGGATTATCAGGACGAGCCACAGGACCATGAGGATTACGAGGAAGTAATGATGATGAGTACACCCAGTAAATATGGTGGTTACTATCCCACAGGATCGGAGGAAGCTGAGGATCAAGCCCAGGGTTATGATACCGCTGTGGCTTTTAGTGGCCAGGACAATAGCATTTCATCTTCGATACCCACTACTATGGAGGATTTCCTAGATAGTGTGAATAATCCCGGATCCAGTTCCAACTACGATCCTTATGACAACTGGCAGCCCTATTCAACCAGTCCCACCATGAGTAACAGCTGGTCCAGACCCACCACGAACTCGTATACGAATTCTCACAATAATTCTTCAAAAAGCCCAAAATCAAGGCCCATTCGATCCCGAGGTAGAAAGAAAATACGATATGTAAAATTAATCACGAGAAAGAAGCGAAAAAATCATATTCGAACCAAAAGATAtcgtatttaa